Proteins from a single region of Chryseobacterium sp. W4I1:
- the ffh gene encoding signal recognition particle protein has product MFNSLQDKLDKALHNISGRGKITEINVAETVKEIRRALVDADVNYKVAKDLTKRVQDKALGQNVLTSLTPGQLMTKIVHDELVDLMGGSQEGINLSGKPSVILIAGLQGSGKTTFSGKLAHYLKTKRTKKPLLVACDVYRPAAIDQLKVLGGQIGVPVFTEEGSTNPSTIAENAIAFAKTNGHDVVIVDTAGRLAIDEQMMNEIKSVHYFIKPNETLFVVDSMTGQDAVNTAKAFNEALNFDGVVLTKLDGDTRGGAALTIRSVVEKPIKFISTGEKMEALDLFYPERMADRILGMGDVVSLVERAQEQFDEEEAKKLHKKIAKNEFGFDDFLKQINQIKKMGNMKDLMGMIPGVGKAIKDVEISDDAFKHIEAIIYSMTPDERRRPSIINSQRKQRIAKGAGRKIEDVNQLMKQFDQMGKMMKMMQGPQGKQMMQMMSKMPNMPGMGGMMGK; this is encoded by the coding sequence ATGTTTAATAGTTTACAGGATAAATTAGACAAGGCTCTACATAATATTTCCGGACGCGGAAAAATCACAGAGATCAACGTAGCGGAAACCGTAAAGGAAATCCGTAGAGCGCTGGTAGATGCTGACGTTAACTATAAAGTTGCAAAAGATCTTACCAAAAGAGTTCAGGATAAAGCCTTAGGACAGAACGTTCTTACTTCCCTTACTCCGGGACAGCTGATGACGAAGATCGTTCATGACGAATTGGTAGATTTGATGGGAGGCTCTCAGGAAGGAATCAATCTTTCGGGAAAACCTTCTGTAATCCTTATTGCAGGTCTTCAGGGTTCGGGTAAAACCACTTTCTCCGGAAAACTGGCTCATTATTTAAAAACAAAAAGAACTAAAAAGCCTTTATTGGTAGCTTGTGACGTTTATCGTCCGGCAGCAATTGACCAGCTTAAAGTACTGGGTGGCCAGATTGGAGTTCCGGTATTTACTGAAGAAGGCTCCACAAATCCTTCTACTATTGCTGAAAACGCAATCGCTTTTGCAAAGACAAACGGTCATGATGTAGTGATTGTCGATACGGCAGGACGTCTTGCGATTGACGAGCAAATGATGAACGAGATCAAATCGGTACATTATTTCATTAAACCTAACGAAACTTTATTCGTAGTAGACTCCATGACGGGTCAGGATGCTGTAAATACGGCAAAAGCATTCAATGAGGCCTTAAATTTTGACGGTGTTGTTCTTACTAAACTAGACGGTGATACAAGAGGGGGTGCTGCTTTAACGATCCGTTCTGTAGTGGAGAAACCGATCAAGTTCATCTCTACCGGTGAGAAAATGGAAGCTTTGGATCTTTTCTATCCGGAAAGGATGGCAGACAGAATCCTGGGAATGGGAGACGTTGTTTCCTTAGTAGAAAGAGCTCAAGAGCAGTTTGATGAAGAAGAAGCTAAAAAACTTCACAAGAAAATTGCTAAAAACGAATTCGGTTTTGATGATTTCCTGAAGCAGATCAACCAGATCAAGAAGATGGGTAATATGAAAGATTTGATGGGGATGATTCCGGGAGTTGGAAAAGCAATCAAGGATGTTGAAATCAGTGATGATGCATTCAAACATATTGAAGCTATTATTTATTCTATGACTCCGGACGAGAGAAGAAGACCTTCTATCATTAATTCTCAGAGAAAACAGAGAATTGCAAAAGGAGCAGGAAGAAAGATTGAAGATGTGAATCAGCTGATGAAACAGTTTGATCAGATGGGAAAAATGATGAAGATGATGCAGGGACCACAGGGAAAACAGATGATGCAGATGATGAGCAAAATGCCAAACATGCCGGGAATGGGCGGAATGATGGGCAAATAA
- a CDS encoding outer membrane beta-barrel protein, producing MKKLVLAGAVALFGLSNAQIAKGTTYISGQVGYSQKENNNDDSKVESFKVLPTVGYFVGTNLAVGLGVGYKSDKTTETTNNSLIVSEVKNTESAFVVAPFVRKYWTIADKLYIFGQLEVPMEFGQVKEEGTSTTTIGGTTTTASTSTKANYTSIGVNVKPGLDYFLNKNWSIEATIGEFGYNTSKFDTDGAKSVNNYKFGLNLSAVNFGVKYVFAK from the coding sequence ATGAAAAAATTAGTATTAGCTGGTGCTGTAGCACTTTTCGGTTTATCTAATGCTCAGATTGCAAAAGGAACAACTTATATTTCAGGACAAGTAGGTTATTCTCAAAAAGAGAACAATAATGACGATTCTAAAGTTGAAAGCTTTAAAGTTCTTCCAACTGTAGGATATTTTGTAGGAACTAACTTAGCTGTTGGTTTAGGTGTTGGTTATAAAAGTGACAAAACTACAGAAACTACAAATAATTCTCTGATTGTTTCTGAAGTTAAAAATACTGAATCTGCATTTGTTGTAGCTCCATTCGTAAGAAAATACTGGACTATTGCTGACAAATTATATATCTTCGGTCAATTAGAAGTTCCAATGGAGTTTGGTCAAGTTAAAGAAGAAGGTACTTCAACTACAACTATCGGTGGTACAACTACTACTGCTTCTACATCTACAAAAGCTAACTATACTTCAATCGGAGTTAACGTTAAGCCAGGTTTGGATTATTTCTTGAACAAAAACTGGAGCATTGAAGCTACTATTGGTGAATTTGGATACAACACTTCTAAATTTGATACTGATGGTGCTAAAAGTGTAAACAACTACAAGTTCGGTTTGAACTTATCAGCTGTAAATTTCGGAGTTAAATATGTATTTGCTAAGTAA
- the atpH gene encoding ATP synthase F1 subunit delta, with protein MLTSKVAKRYAQGLLDFTNESGQTAAVFSEMKDVVKIMSQSVDLNKFFLTPYIDAKKKIEVADQIFTSFSVSSQNLIRLVIKHGRENQLKNIAQEFINKVEDINGVQRITLTTATQLSKENLDQILRSTNLVNAGTNFDLKVNVKPEILGGYILRVGDQQVDASVKTKLNLVKKDFQLN; from the coding sequence ATGCTTACATCTAAAGTAGCTAAAAGATACGCACAAGGATTGCTTGACTTCACCAATGAATCAGGCCAGACAGCTGCTGTATTTTCTGAAATGAAAGATGTAGTGAAGATCATGTCTCAATCTGTAGATCTGAACAAGTTCTTCCTTACGCCTTACATTGATGCAAAAAAGAAAATAGAGGTAGCAGACCAGATCTTTACAAGTTTTTCAGTGTCTTCACAAAACCTGATCAGATTAGTGATCAAGCACGGACGTGAAAACCAGCTGAAAAATATCGCTCAGGAATTCATCAACAAAGTAGAGGATATCAACGGAGTACAGAGAATTACTCTTACTACGGCAACCCAGCTTTCTAAAGAAAACCTTGATCAGATCCTAAGATCTACCAATCTTGTAAATGCAGGTACAAACTTTGACCTAAAGGTAAATGTGAAGCCTGAAATTTTAGGAGGTTACATTCTAAGAGTAGGTGATCAGCAGGTAGATGCATCTGTAAAGACAAAATTGAACCTGGTTAAAAAAGATTTTCAGTTAAACTAA
- a CDS encoding F0F1 ATP synthase subunit B — protein MELIHQFSSGLFIIQSVIFLALLFLLGKFAWKPILKSINDRETSIVDALNQAKLARKEMETLKEDNERIIREAKIERDAILKEAREIKDRIVGEAKDAAKNEGDKMIESAKQTILAEKNAAMADIKTQIGALSVNIAESILKQKLDNNEAQNELVQNYLNKSNLN, from the coding sequence ATGGAATTAATTCACCAGTTTTCATCAGGATTATTTATTATCCAGTCTGTTATTTTTCTAGCATTATTATTTTTGTTAGGCAAATTTGCTTGGAAACCTATTTTAAAATCGATCAATGACAGAGAAACTTCTATTGTTGATGCTCTTAATCAGGCTAAATTAGCAAGAAAAGAAATGGAGACTCTAAAAGAGGACAACGAAAGAATTATTCGTGAAGCTAAAATCGAAAGAGATGCTATCCTTAAAGAAGCTAGAGAAATTAAAGATAGAATCGTAGGTGAGGCTAAAGATGCTGCTAAAAATGAAGGAGACAAAATGATCGAATCAGCTAAGCAAACAATCCTTGCTGAGAAAAATGCTGCCATGGCAGACATCAAAACTCAAATCGGTGCTTTATCTGTAAACATTGCTGAATCTATCCTTAAGCAGAAGTTGGATAACAACGAAGCTCAAAACGAATTAGTTCAAAATTATTTAAACAAATCTAACCTTAACTAA
- a CDS encoding porin family protein, whose translation MKKILLASALAFCAGINAQTKFGVKAGYALSKLNSNDDLDAFEGVSGGLKSKSGFYVGALVEHQFNNKFAVQGEVQYANLGGKAEVSTMGVTVTEKFNFNRIVVPVTARYYATPELGVYAGPFVSFRTNTKVNIDVSGGMANSQAVNEGEQFLEKTFDDNLKSAEFGLVLGADYNVYKGLFVDARYSFGLTNMIKDPVNDEKLKMNFFQIGLGYKFK comes from the coding sequence ATGAAAAAAATCTTATTAGCATCAGCTCTTGCTTTTTGCGCAGGAATCAATGCACAGACAAAATTCGGTGTAAAAGCAGGATATGCATTATCAAAACTAAATTCAAATGACGATCTTGATGCATTTGAGGGGGTAAGCGGAGGTTTGAAATCTAAATCAGGTTTCTATGTAGGCGCTTTGGTAGAACATCAATTCAATAATAAATTTGCCGTACAGGGAGAAGTTCAGTACGCAAATCTGGGTGGAAAAGCTGAAGTTTCAACAATGGGAGTTACCGTTACAGAAAAATTCAATTTCAACAGAATTGTAGTTCCTGTAACTGCAAGATATTATGCTACTCCTGAACTTGGGGTATACGCAGGACCTTTTGTGAGTTTTAGAACAAACACGAAAGTAAATATTGACGTATCAGGAGGAATGGCAAATTCACAGGCTGTAAATGAAGGCGAGCAATTCCTGGAAAAGACATTTGATGATAACCTTAAGTCTGCTGAATTCGGTTTGGTTTTAGGGGCAGATTATAACGTATACAAAGGATTATTTGTAGATGCCCGTTACAGTTTCGGACTAACGAATATGATTAAAGATCCTGTGAACGACGAAAAACTGAAGATGAATTTCTTCCAGATCGGATTAGGATACAAATTCAAATAA
- the atpE gene encoding ATP synthase F0 subunit C, with the protein MEIPRIIGGGLIVLGVGIGLGKIGAAALEAIARQPEQSGKIQTAMLIAAALVEGVAFAALFAS; encoded by the coding sequence ATGGAAATCCCTAGAATCATTGGTGGAGGTCTTATCGTACTAGGTGTTGGTATTGGCCTTGGTAAAATCGGAGCTGCGGCTCTTGAAGCTATCGCTAGACAGCCTGAGCAATCTGGAAAAATCCAAACTGCTATGCTTATTGCAGCTGCACTAGTTGAAGGTGTTGCATTTGCTGCGTTATTCGCATCATAA
- the atpB gene encoding F0F1 ATP synthase subunit A → MFKKFAVLFYSIFVLNLVSAQHGEATTGTAPAQELSEKDKVSKENKEFINHHLLDAHDFTLMVDKEGHHIGFPLPVIFYDNGFHAFMSNGKEGFMHGETTEVDGSYYKLHHEKIYKTDAAGTLTLDKDGHPTNEKPLDLSITKSVLIIFLVALVMLVLFTGMARSYKKSVVPTGAARFLEPLIIFVRDEIAIPNIGHKYKRFMGYLLTVFFFILLLNVLGLMPFGINVTGNITMTFFLAILTYLITTFSANKDYWKHIFWMPGVPVPMKFIMLPIELLGTITKPFALMIRLFANMTAGHIVVMTLIGSIYIFKSWIAGVAFPFLTLVIYILEVLVAFLQAYIFTMLSALFIGMAVEEHEHEHHAAH, encoded by the coding sequence ATGTTTAAGAAATTCGCAGTTTTATTCTACAGTATTTTTGTATTAAACTTAGTATCTGCCCAGCACGGTGAGGCTACTACTGGAACAGCTCCTGCTCAAGAGCTTTCAGAAAAAGACAAAGTAAGTAAAGAAAACAAGGAGTTCATCAATCATCACTTGTTGGATGCTCATGACTTTACATTGATGGTAGATAAGGAAGGTCACCACATTGGTTTTCCTCTACCTGTTATTTTTTATGATAATGGCTTTCATGCTTTCATGAGCAACGGTAAAGAAGGCTTTATGCATGGGGAAACAACTGAAGTTGATGGTTCTTACTACAAGCTGCACCACGAGAAAATTTATAAAACAGATGCAGCTGGAACTTTAACTCTTGATAAAGATGGTCATCCTACAAATGAGAAGCCTTTGGATCTTTCAATTACTAAAAGTGTGCTTATTATTTTCTTAGTTGCGCTTGTAATGCTTGTGTTATTTACAGGAATGGCAAGATCATATAAAAAGTCTGTTGTTCCTACAGGAGCTGCAAGATTTTTAGAGCCATTAATTATCTTTGTAAGAGACGAGATTGCTATTCCGAACATAGGACATAAGTATAAAAGATTTATGGGTTATTTATTAACTGTGTTTTTCTTTATCTTGCTTTTAAATGTTTTAGGTTTAATGCCTTTCGGAATCAATGTTACAGGTAATATTACCATGACATTCTTCCTTGCAATCCTTACTTATTTAATTACAACATTCTCTGCTAATAAAGATTATTGGAAACATATTTTCTGGATGCCAGGAGTTCCGGTTCCAATGAAGTTCATTATGTTGCCAATCGAATTATTAGGAACAATTACTAAGCCTTTCGCATTGATGATTCGTCTTTTTGCTAACATGACAGCGGGACACATCGTAGTAATGACGCTGATTGGTTCAATTTATATTTTCAAAAGCTGGATTGCAGGAGTGGCGTTTCCATTCTTAACATTGGTAATTTATATACTTGAAGTATTAGTGGCATTCCTTCAGGCTTATATATTTACTATGCTATCTGCTCTGTTTATTGGAATGGCTGTAGAAGAGCATGAGCACGAACATCACGCTGCTCACTAA